From the Pseudomonas sp. SORT22 genome, one window contains:
- a CDS encoding lysophospholipid acyltransferase family protein — protein sequence MSILQAIRIFLFYLLLGTSSLLWCTLSFFIAPFLPFSARYRFINVYWCRFALVLVRVFLNIKVKVTGAENIPKQPCVILSNHQSTWETFFLSAYFSPLSQVLKRELLYVPFFGWAMAMLRPIAIDRDNPKAALKQVASKGDKLLKENVWVLIFPEGTRVPFGQIGKFSRSGAALAVNAGLPVLPIAHNAGKFWPKQGWGKRAGTIEVVIGAPMFAEGSGPRAIAELNDRAAAWNEQTQRELGSLPAAAPNAAQGVA from the coding sequence ATGTCGATCTTGCAGGCGATCAGAATTTTTCTTTTTTACCTGCTGCTGGGTACCAGCTCCTTGCTGTGGTGCACCCTGAGCTTTTTTATCGCGCCGTTTTTGCCTTTCAGCGCCCGCTACCGCTTCATCAACGTCTACTGGTGCCGCTTTGCGCTGGTGTTGGTACGGGTGTTTCTCAACATCAAGGTCAAGGTCACCGGGGCTGAAAACATCCCCAAGCAACCCTGTGTGATCCTCTCTAACCACCAGAGCACCTGGGAAACCTTTTTCCTTTCCGCCTATTTCTCGCCCTTGAGCCAAGTGCTCAAGCGTGAACTGCTGTACGTGCCGTTCTTCGGCTGGGCCATGGCCATGCTGCGGCCGATCGCCATTGACCGCGATAACCCCAAGGCAGCCTTGAAGCAAGTCGCCAGCAAGGGCGATAAATTGCTCAAGGAGAACGTCTGGGTGCTGATCTTCCCCGAAGGCACCCGTGTGCCGTTCGGCCAGATTGGCAAGTTCTCGCGCAGCGGGGCCGCGTTGGCGGTCAACGCTGGCCTACCGGTACTGCCGATCGCCCACAACGCCGGCAAGTTCTGGCCCAAGCAGGGCTGGGGCAAACGTGCCGGCACCATCGAGGTGGTAATTGGCGCCCCGATGTTTGCCGAAGGCAGCGGCCCACGGGCGATTGCCGAGTTAAACGATCGTGCTGCAGCCTGGAATGAACAGACCCAGCGCGAGCTCGGCTCACTGCCTGCAGCGGCGCCGAACGCGGCGCAGGGCGTGGCCTGA
- a CDS encoding GMC family oxidoreductase N-terminal domain-containing protein encodes MPSADPVYDYVVVGAGPAGCLLANRLSADPGCRVLLLEAGGRDNYPWIHIPVGYLYCIGNPRTDWCFKTEAQPGLNGRALGYPRGKVLGGCSSINGMIYMRGQAGDYDRWAEQGNAGWAWKDVLPLFKASENHFGGASEAHGNEGEWRVEQQRYSWPILDAFREAAAQSGIPNVADFNTGDNQGCGYFQVNQRSGIRWNSAKAFLRPIRKRPNLTVLTDVLVDQVVLVEGRASQVRARWQGNWQNFSARREIILCAGSVGSPGILQRSGIGPRGLLESLGITVSHELPGVGGNLQDHLQLRLIYQVTQARTLNQVANSPWGKLGMGLRYLYDRSGPLAMAPSQLGAFVRSGPEQASANLQYHVQPLSLERFGEPLHRFPAFTASVCNLRPASRGRIDIRSANPDDAPLIDPNYLSDPEDLRVAAQAIRLTRKIVQAPALAAFSPREYLPGPDLQSEQQLHEAAGQIGTTIFHPVGTCRMGNGPLDVVDDQLRVHGVPGLRVADASIMPQIVSGNTCSPTLMIAEKAAQLIRRESLSTSRIDKKNAVPTP; translated from the coding sequence CGCCGACCCAGGCTGCCGGGTGCTGTTGCTCGAAGCGGGTGGGCGCGACAACTACCCCTGGATTCACATTCCGGTGGGTTACCTCTACTGCATCGGCAACCCACGCACCGACTGGTGCTTCAAGACCGAAGCGCAACCCGGCCTCAATGGCCGTGCCCTGGGTTATCCACGGGGCAAGGTGCTCGGTGGCTGTTCTTCGATCAACGGCATGATCTACATGCGTGGCCAGGCGGGCGATTACGATCGCTGGGCCGAGCAGGGCAATGCCGGTTGGGCGTGGAAGGATGTGCTGCCACTGTTCAAGGCCAGCGAAAACCACTTCGGTGGCGCCAGCGAAGCCCATGGCAACGAAGGCGAGTGGCGGGTCGAGCAGCAGCGCTACTCCTGGCCGATCCTCGATGCCTTCCGCGAAGCCGCGGCGCAGAGTGGCATCCCTAACGTTGCTGACTTCAACACTGGGGATAACCAGGGCTGTGGATACTTTCAGGTCAACCAGCGTTCCGGCATTCGCTGGAACTCGGCCAAGGCGTTTTTGCGCCCGATCCGTAAGCGCCCCAATCTGACGGTACTGACCGATGTGCTGGTTGACCAGGTGGTGCTGGTAGAAGGCCGCGCTTCGCAGGTACGTGCTCGCTGGCAAGGCAATTGGCAGAACTTCAGCGCACGCCGGGAGATTATCCTGTGTGCCGGCTCCGTGGGTTCACCCGGTATTCTCCAGCGCTCGGGCATCGGCCCGCGTGGCTTGCTCGAGAGCCTGGGGATAACTGTTAGCCACGAATTGCCCGGGGTTGGCGGCAACCTGCAGGACCATCTGCAACTGCGCCTGATCTACCAGGTTACCCAGGCGCGCACCCTCAACCAGGTTGCCAACAGTCCCTGGGGCAAGCTCGGCATGGGCCTGCGTTACCTTTACGATCGCAGCGGCCCGCTGGCGATGGCGCCGAGCCAGTTGGGGGCGTTCGTGCGCTCCGGTCCGGAGCAGGCTTCGGCCAACCTGCAGTACCACGTGCAGCCCTTGTCGCTGGAGCGCTTTGGCGAGCCGCTGCACCGCTTCCCGGCGTTTACCGCCTCGGTGTGCAACCTGCGCCCGGCCAGCCGCGGGCGTATCGATATCCGCTCGGCCAACCCGGACGACGCGCCACTGATCGACCCCAACTACCTGAGCGACCCTGAAGACCTGCGCGTCGCCGCCCAAGCCATTCGCCTGACCCGCAAGATCGTCCAGGCCCCTGCCCTGGCGGCGTTCAGCCCGCGTGAGTATCTGCCAGGCCCCGACCTGCAAAGCGAACAGCAGTTGCATGAAGCCGCCGGGCAGATCGGCACTACCATTTTCCACCCGGTAGGCACCTGCCGTATGGGCAACGGGCCGCTGGATGTGGTCGACGACCAGTTGCGCGTGCACGGCGTGCCGGGGTTGCGGGTTGCCGACGCCTCGATCATGCCGCAAATCGTCTCCGGCAATACCTGCTCCCCTACCCTGATGATTGCCGAAAAGGCGGCGCAATTGATTCGCCGGGAAAGCTTATCCACAAGCCGCATCGATAAAAAAAACGCAGTACCGACGCCCTGA
- the gmhB gene encoding D-glycero-beta-D-manno-heptose 1,7-bisphosphate 7-phosphatase gives MKLLILDRDGVINQDSDAYIKSLDEWIPIPGSIEAIAQLSKAGWTVAVATNQSGIARGYYDLPTLEAMHAQLRTLVAEQGGEVGLIVYCPHGPDEGCACRKPKPGMLTTIAAHYGVNLAGVWFVGDSKGDLEAALAVDAQPVLVKTGKGEKTLSKGIPENTLIFDDLAAIARELIHK, from the coding sequence TTGAAGCTGCTGATTCTCGATCGGGACGGGGTGATCAACCAGGACTCCGACGCCTACATCAAGTCGCTGGACGAGTGGATTCCGATCCCGGGTTCGATCGAAGCGATTGCGCAGTTGAGCAAAGCCGGCTGGACGGTGGCGGTTGCCACCAACCAGTCCGGCATTGCCCGTGGCTACTACGACCTGCCGACCCTCGAGGCCATGCACGCGCAATTGCGCACGCTGGTGGCCGAGCAGGGCGGCGAGGTCGGGCTGATCGTCTATTGCCCGCACGGGCCCGATGAGGGCTGCGCCTGCCGCAAACCCAAGCCGGGCATGCTCACCACCATTGCCGCGCACTACGGCGTGAATCTGGCCGGCGTGTGGTTTGTCGGTGATAGTAAGGGTGACCTGGAAGCCGCTTTGGCCGTCGATGCTCAACCAGTTCTGGTAAAAACCGGAAAAGGCGAGAAGACCCTGAGCAAGGGAATTCCAGAAAACACGCTGATTTTCGATGATCTGGCAGCCATCGCCAGAGAACTTATCCACAAATAG
- a CDS encoding MFS transporter: MSDYIQEQGAATASTSRREERKIIFASSLGTVFEWYDFFLYGALAAVISKQFFAGVNDTTAFIFALMAFAAGFLVRPFGALVFGRLGDMIGRKYTFLVTIVLMGLSTFAVGLLPTYASIGIAAPIILVVLRMLQGLALGGEYGGAATYVAEHAPPGKRGFHTGFIQSTATLGLLLSLLVVLGSRYISGDQFEVWGWRLPFLLSIVLLGISTWIRMSMHESPAFVKMKAQGKASKAPIRESFGSWPNLKVVLTALFSINAGQAVTFYTAQFYVLFFLTQMLKMDPAQANTLLIISVVIGAPFFVFFGWLSDRVGRKPILMLGLLLATVLYFPLFKALSHYANPQIDAASRQAPIVVMADPQGCTFQFDPVGKARFDSPCDKVKTFLVKQGLPYSSAEAAAGAEVVVSIGEQKINGFDEAALRAAIEKAGYPAKADPASVNQPMVVVLIVAMILIATMTYGPLAAVMVELFPTRIRYTSMSLPYHIGNGWFGGFLPTVSFALVVYTGDIFYGLWYPVLITGISLVVGLFCLKETRDVDIDKV; the protein is encoded by the coding sequence ATGTCGGATTACATTCAAGAGCAGGGCGCTGCAACGGCGAGCACCAGCCGCCGGGAAGAACGCAAGATCATTTTCGCGTCATCCCTCGGGACAGTTTTCGAGTGGTATGACTTTTTTCTTTATGGGGCATTGGCCGCGGTCATCAGCAAGCAGTTCTTTGCCGGGGTGAACGACACCACTGCCTTTATCTTTGCCTTGATGGCCTTTGCCGCCGGCTTTCTCGTGCGGCCCTTCGGCGCGCTGGTGTTCGGCCGCCTGGGCGACATGATCGGGCGCAAGTACACCTTCCTGGTGACCATCGTGCTGATGGGCTTGTCGACCTTTGCCGTCGGCCTGTTGCCGACCTACGCCAGCATCGGCATTGCTGCACCGATCATTCTGGTGGTGTTGCGCATGCTGCAGGGCCTGGCGCTGGGTGGTGAGTACGGCGGCGCGGCGACTTACGTTGCCGAACACGCACCACCTGGCAAACGCGGCTTCCACACCGGTTTTATCCAGTCCACCGCGACCCTCGGCCTGCTGCTGTCGTTGTTGGTGGTGCTCGGCAGCCGTTACATCAGTGGCGACCAGTTCGAAGTCTGGGGCTGGCGCCTGCCGTTCCTGCTGTCGATCGTGCTGTTGGGGATTTCCACCTGGATCCGCATGAGCATGCACGAGTCGCCAGCCTTCGTGAAGATGAAGGCCCAGGGCAAGGCCAGTAAAGCGCCGATCCGTGAATCGTTCGGCTCCTGGCCCAACCTCAAAGTGGTACTCACTGCCCTGTTCAGCATCAACGCCGGGCAAGCGGTGACCTTCTACACCGCGCAGTTCTATGTGCTGTTCTTTCTTACCCAGATGCTCAAGATGGACCCGGCCCAGGCCAACACTTTGCTGATTATCAGCGTGGTGATCGGCGCGCCGTTCTTCGTGTTCTTCGGTTGGTTGTCGGACCGGGTCGGGCGCAAGCCAATCCTGATGCTCGGCTTGCTGCTGGCCACGGTACTGTACTTCCCACTGTTCAAGGCTCTGAGCCATTACGCCAACCCGCAGATCGACGCCGCCAGCCGCCAGGCCCCGATTGTGGTGATGGCCGATCCGCAAGGCTGCACCTTCCAGTTCGATCCGGTGGGCAAGGCGCGTTTTGACAGCCCCTGCGACAAGGTCAAAACCTTCCTGGTCAAACAGGGCCTGCCCTACAGCTCGGCTGAAGCGGCTGCTGGTGCCGAAGTGGTGGTGAGCATTGGCGAGCAGAAGATCAATGGGTTTGACGAAGCAGCCCTGCGTGCAGCGATCGAAAAAGCCGGCTACCCGGCCAAGGCCGATCCAGCCAGCGTCAACCAGCCGATGGTGGTGGTGCTGATCGTCGCCATGATCCTGATCGCGACCATGACCTACGGCCCGCTGGCGGCGGTGATGGTCGAGCTGTTCCCAACGCGTATCCGCTACACCTCGATGTCGCTGCCCTACCACATTGGCAACGGCTGGTTCGGCGGCTTCCTGCCCACCGTGTCCTTTGCCCTGGTGGTGTACACCGGCGACATCTTCTACGGGCTCTGGTACCCGGTACTGATCACCGGTATCAGCCTGGTGGTGGGGCTGTTCTGCCTGAAAGAAACCCGTGATGTGGATATCGACAAGGTGTGA